A single window of Nicotiana sylvestris chromosome 5, ASM39365v2, whole genome shotgun sequence DNA harbors:
- the LOC104218287 gene encoding chromatin assembly factor 1 subunit FAS1: MSEPMVMDGVDEVKMNGSDHSNGLVKKNLKRKRSSLVMNSPEEKVAKIEALKEEMKGLLKYYNEVLEKKVVEVENVTKGLTLNSMIACMLEESKLSLSKLVDLIFEKIRDVEGNSSSKVTVKSAVILIGQRMFYGMPNADTDVLEDESESALWCWETRDLKLLPKSIRATLKIRRTCRKKIHERITAVSALLTALEKLEADQNCTQEQIKASEKLGKLLNEADIRLLVASMEQKNGAETAEKSVKREEKLLIKQLERNKREAEKEKKRTEREAQKEKLKSEKELKRLQSEAEKEEKKFEKEESKLKKQMMREQEEAEKDRRRKEKEEAEVKKQLTLQKQASMMERFLKRSKTNSSSQNGQSLDEPASDVAPSKCEKMPESVTLSMDSVISQNNDFNADDLWKSHLTAWNCLGRSIHSKRRVHWGIRQKPKSDIVKELKLTASRGLICDDEDNTEKLADGWVDSTSNNTSYSAGEINTVPCRQKGLSRKQLLQFDKCHRPAFYGVWPKKSQVVGARHPFAVDPDLDYEVDSDEEWEEEEPGESLSDCDKDDNECLEEECSRGEEEDESEDGFFVPDGYLSDEEGVHVDKVESHDEEGPKILSSSAQEVQAEEFVMLLRQQKYLHNLTEQALRKNKPLIILNLMREKAPLLLAEELTGNEKVEQMCLGALAICSFPGHSSIPISTCNDVVEGGLEASPSGTKATTSQIASSAVLADSDLHQVVSVIQSCSHGINKVVESLQLKFPSIGKSQLKNKVREISEFIDGRWQVKKDVLVKLGLSISPEKSSRTKSIATFFSKRCLPPSGKTINLHETSPQACQKTSVSIQPQQDCTYKHE; the protein is encoded by the exons ATGTCGGAGCCGATGGTAATGGACGGTGTGGATGAAGTAAAAATGAACGGTTCAGATCATAGCAATGGACTCGTGAAGAAGAATCTGAAGAGAAAGAGGTCTAGTTTGGTAATGAACAGTCCTGAAGAGAAAGTCGCTAAAATCGAGGCATTAAAAGAGGAAATGAAAGGTTTGTTAAAGTATTATAATGAAGTACTGGAGAAGAAAGTAGTGGAAGTTGAAAATGTTACGAAAGGATTAACGTTGAACTCTATGATTGCTTGCATGTTAGAGGAAAGTAAACTCTCGCTATCGAAATTAGTGGAtttgatttttgagaaaattagGGATGTTGAGGGTAATAGCAGTAGTAAGGTTACTGTGAAAAGTGCTGTGATTTTGATTGGGCAGAGGATGTTTTACGGAATGCCGAATGCGGATACTGATGTTTTGGAGGATGAATCTGAGTCTGCACTTTGGTGTTGGGAG ACAAGAGACCTTAAATTGTTGCCAAAATCAATACGGGCTACTTTGAAGATTCGCCGGACTTGTCGGAAAAAAATCCATGAGAGGATTACTGCTGTCTCAG CATTGTTGACTGCACTAGAAAAGTTGGAAGCTGATCAAAACTGCACCCAAGAACAGATAAAGGCTTCCGAAAAACTTGGCAAATTACTAAATGAAGCAGATATCCGCTTGTTAGTGGCAAGCATGGAACAGAAAAATGGTGCTGAAAC GGCTGAGAAGTCGGTGAAACGTGAGGAGAAGCTTTTGATCAAGCAGTTAGAGAGAAACAAACGAGAAgctgaaaaagagaagaaaaggacGGAGCGCGAAGCTCAGAAGGAAAAGTTGAAGAGT GAAAAAGAACTAAAACGACTACAAAGTGAAgcagaaaaagaggaaaagaagtttgagaAAGAAGAATCTAAACTGAAAAAGCAGATGATGAGAGAACAAGAAGAAGCTGAAAAAGATCGACGTCGCAAGGAAAAGGAAGAAGCTGAAGTTAAAAAGCAACTTACTTTACAAAAGCAAGCTTCAATGATGGAGCGCTTTCTTAAAAGAAGCAAAACTAATTCTTCTTCCCAGAATGGCCAGTCCTTAGATGAGCCAGCTTCAGATGTTGCCCCTAGCAAGTGTGAAAAGATGCCAGAATCTGTTACCCTGTCAATGGACTCCGTCATTTCACAAAATAATGACTTTAATGCTGATGATTTGTGGAA GTCACACTTAACTGCATGGAATTGCTTAGGTCGTTCAATTCattcaaaaagaagagttcattGGGGAATCCGTCAAAAGCCCAAGAGTGATATAGTCAAGGAACTAAAGCTAACAGCCAGTAGAGGACTCATTTGTGATGATGAAGATAATACAGAGAAACTAGCTGATGGATGGGTTGACTCTACCAGTAATAACACATCATATAGTGCTGGTGAGATCAATACTGTTCCTTGTCGCCAGAAGGGCTTATCGAGGAAACAATTATTGCAGTTTGATAAGTGTCATAGGCCTGCATTTTATGGTGTTTGGCCGAAGAAAAG CCAAGTTGTTGGAGCACGTCATCCCTTTGCAGTGGATCCAGACTTAGATTATGAGGTTGATAGTGATGAGGAATGGGAAGAG GAGGAACCTGGTGAAAGTCTGTCAGATTGTGACAAAGATGATAATGAATGTTTGGAGGAAGAATGTTCAAGAGGTgaagaggaagatgaaagtgAAGATGGGTTTTTTGTGCCAGATGGTTATCTCTCAGATGAAGAG GGTGTACACGTTGACAAAGTGGAATCTCATGATGAAGAAGGGCCTAAAATTCTGTCCAGTTCTGCACAGGAAGTGCAGGCTGAAGAGTTTGTTATGCTGCTTCGGCAGCAGAAATATCTTCACAATTTGACTGAACAGGCTCTAAGGAAAAACAAGCCATTGATTATATTGAATCTTATGCGTGAGAAAGCTCCATTGTTATTGGCTGAAGAGCTGACTGGTAATGAGAAAGTTGAACAAATGTGTCTGGGGGCATTGGCCATCTGTTCCTTTCCTGGTCATTCATCTATACCAATATCCACTTGTAACGATGTTGTTGAGGGTGGTCTTGAGGCTTCCCCGTCAGGTACCAAGGCAACTACCTCACAAATAGCATCTTCAGCTGTTCTAGCAGACTCAGATTTACATCAAGTT GTATCTGTTATTCAGTCATGCTCACATGGTATAAATAAAGTGGTGGAGTCTCTACAACTTAAATTCCCAAGTATTGGGAAGTCCCAACTGAAAAACAAGGTGCGGGAGATATCAGAATTCATTGATGGTCGATGGCAG GTTAAGAAGGATGTTCTTGTGAAGCTTGGGCTATCAATATCACCAG AAAAGAGCAGCAGGACAAAGAGCATTGCTACATTCTTTTCCAAGAGATGTTTGCCACCTTCTGGAAAGACCATCAATCTGCACGAGACATCCCCGCAAGCATGCCAGAAAACTTCAGTTTCTATCCAGCCACAGCAAGACTGCACATAcaaacatgaatga
- the LOC104218288 gene encoding stearoyl-[acyl-carrier-protein] 9-desaturase, chloroplastic-like yields the protein MALKLNAAAFQSQMQPFHNASSLRSHHRVFMASTLHHHQPSVEVRNVKKPFTPPREVHVQVTHSMPPEKREIFDSLNDWAEKNILVHLKPVEKCWQPSDFLPDPASEGFDEQVKELRERCKEIPDDYFVVLVGDMITEEALPTYQTMINTLDGVRDETGASLTSWAIWTRAWTAEENRHGDLLNKYLYLSGRVDMKQIETTVQYLIGSGMDPRTENNPYLGFIYTSFQERATFVSHGNTARLAKEHGDTKLAQICGTIAADEKRHETAYTKIVEKLLEVDPDGAILAIGDMMKKKISMPAHLMYDGRDENLFEHFSAVAQRIGVYTAKDYADILEFLVARWEVEKLTGLSSEGRKAQDYVCGLAPRIRKLEERAQARAKQWSPVPFSWIFDKEIKI from the exons ATGGCACTGAAACTCAATGCAGCAGCTTTTCAATCCCAAATGCAACCTTTTCATAATGCTTCTTCACTCAGATCTCATCATAGAGTTTTCATGGCTTCAACACTTCATCATCATCAACCTTCTGT GGAAGTTCGAAATGTGAAGAAACCGTTCACTCCTCCACGAGAGGTGCATGTTCAAGTAACCCATTCCATGCCACCAGAAAAGCGCGAAATCTTTGACTCTCTGAACGATTGGGCTGAAAAGAATATCTTGGTTCACCTAAAGCCTGTTGAGAAATGTTGGCAGCCAAGTGATTTTCTTCCTGATCCCGCCTCTGAGGGATTCGACGAGCAGGTCAAGGAACTAAGGGAAAGGTGTAAGGAAATTCCTGACGACTACTTTGTTGTATTAGTCGGGGATATGATCACAGAGGAGGCGCTTCCAACTTATCAGACCATGATAAACACGTTGGATGGCGTTCGTGATGAAACTGGCGCGAGCCTAACTTCGTGGGCTATTTGGACTCGGGCGTGGACAGCCGAGGAAAATAGACACGGTGATCTTCTCAACAAatatctttatctttctggaaGAGTTGATATGAAGCAAATTGAAACGACTGTTCAGTACCTGATTGGTTCAGGAATG GATCCTCGCACGGAAAACAACCCATATCTGGGTTTTATCTACACTTCTTTTCAAGAAAGGGCTACCTTTGTTTCACATGGAAACACAGCTCGGCTCGCCAAGGAGCATGGCGATACGAAGCTAGCGCAAATATGTGGTACAATTGCTGCAGACGAGAAGCGCCATGAAACTGCATATACCAAAATCGTTGAGAAGCTACTTGAGGTTGATCCAGATGGCGCCATATTGGCTATTGGTGACAtgatgaagaagaaaatctcaatGCCAGCTCATCTAATGTATGATGGTAGGGACGAGAACCTCTTCGAACACTTCTCTGCTGTAGCTCAACGGATTGGCGTATACACAGCCAAGGACTATGCTGATATTCTGGAATTTCTGGTGGCGAGATGGGAAGTGGAAAAGCTGACCGGTCTTTCTAGTGAAGGACGCAAAGCACAAGATTACGTATGTGGATTGGCTCCGCGAATTAGGAAGTTGGAGGAGAGAGCACAAGCAAGGGCGAAGCAGTGGAGTCCTGTTCCTTTCAGCTGGATTTTTGACAAAGAGATTAAGATATGA